Proteins co-encoded in one Carassius auratus strain Wakin unplaced genomic scaffold, ASM336829v1 scaf_tig00001679, whole genome shotgun sequence genomic window:
- the LOC113069509 gene encoding E3 ubiquitin ligase RNF157-like isoform X2, producing the protein MGALTSRQNAGVEEVDIPSSSVYRYPPKSGSYFASHFIMGGEKFDSSHPEGYLFGENTDLNFLGNRPVVFPYNAPPPNEPVKTLRSLINIRKDTLRLVRCSEDMKLPGQDVGKSHSCYNIEFTFDADTQVAITIYYQAIEEFHNGVPIYLPQDSSLQSETVHFKRGVCQQFCLPSHYVNLSEWADEELLFDMDKDIYPMVVQAVVDEGDEHLGHSHVLLATFEKHMDGSYCVKPLKQKQVVDGVSYLLQEIYGIENKYNSQESKVAEDEISDNSAECVVCLSDVRDTLILPCRHLCLCNACADTLRYQANCCPICRLPFRALLQIRAMRKKLSPHTPTGFNPVITSQTSDSEEHSASEHIPPGYEAVSLLEALNGPLNPSPSAPPLQGLTRGHVSGSVPTYGSDSHHTPTRSLSPLEHSVNSSQNVKHKKSGSKSLSQSSSVLPEEEDEKSCSESEVQTCRRKLHVEQQESGVTPESDNITLSSSGAIDQSSCNGTPLSSTITSPEDPVSSSLAQSVMSMASSHSQHSQISTDTLSSMSGSYMAGAEGEEATETPAESRAPSQHEGEEVPNEARGHNFVAAILEEQDSEGNDVTEEDCASPTKEHGGRRRSEVPCPEFDNNNQGQSDSHCMTGLDNEQPPDGRFADEDSCPVHIEE; encoded by the exons ATGGGAGCTTTGACAAGCCGTCAGAATGCAGGAGTGGAGGAGGTCGATATACCATCCAGTTCTGTTTACAGATACCCACCCAAATCCg GGAGTTATTTTGCTAGCCATTTTATAATGGGAGGAGAGAAGTTTGATTCAAGTCATCCTGAAGGCTACCTCTTTGGTGAAAATACTGACCTCAACTTCCTAGGCAACAGACCAGTAGTG TTCCCGTACAATGCTCCCCCTCCTAATGAGCCGGTCAAGACCCTCCGCAGTCTCATCAACATCCGTAAAGACACTCTGCGACTAGTCAG ATGCAGTGAAGACATGAAGCTGCCTGGACAGGACGTTGGGAAAAGCCACAGCTGCTATAATATTGAGTTTACCTTTGATGCTGACACACAAGTTGCCATCACTATATACTACCAAGCCATTGAAGAGTTTCACAATGGTGTGCCAAT ATACTTGCCCCAGGACAGCTCTCTGCAGTCAGAGACGGTGCATTTCAAACGCGGCGTCTGCCAACAGTTCTGTCTGCCCTCTCATTACGTCAACTTATCAGAGTGGGCAGATGAGGAG CTTTTGTTTGACATGGATAAAGACATCTACCCCATGGTGGTACAAGCAGTAGTGGATGAGGGAGATG AACACTTGGGACACTCCCATGTACTACTTGCAACCTTTGAAAAG CATATGGATGGAAGTTACTGTGTAAAACCTCTGAAACAGAAACAAGTG GTGGATGGTGTCAGTTACCTTCTACAGGAGATCTACGGTATAGAGAACAAATACAACAGTCAAGAATCAAAG GTGGCTGAAGATGAGATTAGTGACAACAGTGCTGAATGTGTGGTGTGTTTATCGGACGTGCGGGACACACTTATCCTGCCGTGCAGACACCTGTGCCTGTGCAACGCCTGCGCAGACACACTGCGTTACCAGGCCAACTGTTGCCCCATCTGTCGACTTC CATTTCGTGCCCTCCTTCAAATTCGAGCGATGAGGAAAAAACTGAGCCCACACACACCTACTGGATTCAACCCCGTCATCACCTCACAGACGTCAGATTCAGAGGAGCACTCG GCATCAGAGCACATCCCACCAGGCTATGAAGCCGTGTCCCTGTTGGAGGCTTTGAATGGGCCCCTGAACCCGTCGCCATCTGCTCCTCCACTTCAGGGCCTCACCAGGGGCCATGTTTCTGGATCTGTGCCCACATATGGCAGTGATAGCCACCACACGCCCACGCGCTCCCTCTCTCCGCTAGAACACTCTGTCAACTCCAGTCAGAATGTGAAACACAAGAAGAGTGGCTCTAA ATCCCTCTCCCAGAGTTCTTCAGTGCTgcctgaggaggaggatgagaagtcATGCAGCGAATCTGAAGTGCAAACGTGCAGGAGAAAGCTGCATGTAGAACAGCAAGAG TCTGGAGTGACTCCTGAAAGTGACAACATCACCCTGTCATCCTCCGGGGCCATAGACCAGTCCTCTTGCAACGGGACCCCTCTCTCCTCCACAATCACCTCCCCAGAGG ACCCAGTAAGCAGCAGCCTGGCCCAGTCTGTGATGTCAATGGCGTCTTCTCATAGTCAGCACTCTCAGATCAGCACTGACACACTCTCCTCAATGTCTGGATCCTACATGGCTGGTGCTGAGGGAGAGGAGGCCACAGAGACCCCAGCAGAGAGTCGAGCGCCTTCCCAACATGAGGGTGAG GAAGTCCCCAATGAGGCAAGAGGGCATAACTTTGTGGCTGCTATTCTTGAAGAACAGGATTCAGAG GGAAATGATGTGACTGAGGAGGATTGTGCATCTCCCACCAAAGAACATG GTGGGCGCAGGAGGAGCGAGGTGCCTTGTCCAGAGTTTGACAATAACAATCAGGGGCAATCTGACAGCCACTGTATGACAGGCCTGGACAATGAGCAGCCTCCTGACGGCCGATTCGCTG ATGAGGACTCGTGTCCTGTTCACATTGAGGAATAG
- the LOC113069509 gene encoding E3 ubiquitin ligase RNF157-like isoform X1: MGALTSRQNAGVEEVDIPSSSVYRYPPKSGSYFASHFIMGGEKFDSSHPEGYLFGENTDLNFLGNRPVVFPYNAPPPNEPVKTLRSLINIRKDTLRLVRCSEDMKLPGQDVGKSHSCYNIEFTFDADTQVAITIYYQAIEEFHNGVPIYLPQDSSLQSETVHFKRGVCQQFCLPSHYVNLSEWADEELLFDMDKDIYPMVVQAVVDEGDEHLGHSHVLLATFEKHMDGSYCVKPLKQKQVVDGVSYLLQEIYGIENKYNSQESKVAEDEISDNSAECVVCLSDVRDTLILPCRHLCLCNACADTLRYQANCCPICRLPFRALLQIRAMRKKLSPHTPTGFNPVITSQTSDSEEHSASEHIPPGYEAVSLLEALNGPLNPSPSAPPLQGLTRGHVSGSVPTYGSDSHHTPTRSLSPLEHSVNSSQNVKHKKSGSKSLSQSSSVLPEEEDEKSCSESEVQTCRRKLHVEQQESGVTPESDNITLSSSGAIDQSSCNGTPLSSTITSPEDPVSSSLAQSVMSMASSHSQHSQISTDTLSSMSGSYMAGAEGEEATETPAESRAPSQHEGEEVPNEARGHNFVAAILEEQDSEGNDVTEEDCASPTKEHGGRRRSEVPCPEFDNNNQGQSDSHCMTGLDNEQPPDGRFAGLLYLDVCRHGRDPLTHHASATNINLEEQGVTNDTANPKNKCHRGPLAV, encoded by the exons ATGGGAGCTTTGACAAGCCGTCAGAATGCAGGAGTGGAGGAGGTCGATATACCATCCAGTTCTGTTTACAGATACCCACCCAAATCCg GGAGTTATTTTGCTAGCCATTTTATAATGGGAGGAGAGAAGTTTGATTCAAGTCATCCTGAAGGCTACCTCTTTGGTGAAAATACTGACCTCAACTTCCTAGGCAACAGACCAGTAGTG TTCCCGTACAATGCTCCCCCTCCTAATGAGCCGGTCAAGACCCTCCGCAGTCTCATCAACATCCGTAAAGACACTCTGCGACTAGTCAG ATGCAGTGAAGACATGAAGCTGCCTGGACAGGACGTTGGGAAAAGCCACAGCTGCTATAATATTGAGTTTACCTTTGATGCTGACACACAAGTTGCCATCACTATATACTACCAAGCCATTGAAGAGTTTCACAATGGTGTGCCAAT ATACTTGCCCCAGGACAGCTCTCTGCAGTCAGAGACGGTGCATTTCAAACGCGGCGTCTGCCAACAGTTCTGTCTGCCCTCTCATTACGTCAACTTATCAGAGTGGGCAGATGAGGAG CTTTTGTTTGACATGGATAAAGACATCTACCCCATGGTGGTACAAGCAGTAGTGGATGAGGGAGATG AACACTTGGGACACTCCCATGTACTACTTGCAACCTTTGAAAAG CATATGGATGGAAGTTACTGTGTAAAACCTCTGAAACAGAAACAAGTG GTGGATGGTGTCAGTTACCTTCTACAGGAGATCTACGGTATAGAGAACAAATACAACAGTCAAGAATCAAAG GTGGCTGAAGATGAGATTAGTGACAACAGTGCTGAATGTGTGGTGTGTTTATCGGACGTGCGGGACACACTTATCCTGCCGTGCAGACACCTGTGCCTGTGCAACGCCTGCGCAGACACACTGCGTTACCAGGCCAACTGTTGCCCCATCTGTCGACTTC CATTTCGTGCCCTCCTTCAAATTCGAGCGATGAGGAAAAAACTGAGCCCACACACACCTACTGGATTCAACCCCGTCATCACCTCACAGACGTCAGATTCAGAGGAGCACTCG GCATCAGAGCACATCCCACCAGGCTATGAAGCCGTGTCCCTGTTGGAGGCTTTGAATGGGCCCCTGAACCCGTCGCCATCTGCTCCTCCACTTCAGGGCCTCACCAGGGGCCATGTTTCTGGATCTGTGCCCACATATGGCAGTGATAGCCACCACACGCCCACGCGCTCCCTCTCTCCGCTAGAACACTCTGTCAACTCCAGTCAGAATGTGAAACACAAGAAGAGTGGCTCTAA ATCCCTCTCCCAGAGTTCTTCAGTGCTgcctgaggaggaggatgagaagtcATGCAGCGAATCTGAAGTGCAAACGTGCAGGAGAAAGCTGCATGTAGAACAGCAAGAG TCTGGAGTGACTCCTGAAAGTGACAACATCACCCTGTCATCCTCCGGGGCCATAGACCAGTCCTCTTGCAACGGGACCCCTCTCTCCTCCACAATCACCTCCCCAGAGG ACCCAGTAAGCAGCAGCCTGGCCCAGTCTGTGATGTCAATGGCGTCTTCTCATAGTCAGCACTCTCAGATCAGCACTGACACACTCTCCTCAATGTCTGGATCCTACATGGCTGGTGCTGAGGGAGAGGAGGCCACAGAGACCCCAGCAGAGAGTCGAGCGCCTTCCCAACATGAGGGTGAG GAAGTCCCCAATGAGGCAAGAGGGCATAACTTTGTGGCTGCTATTCTTGAAGAACAGGATTCAGAG GGAAATGATGTGACTGAGGAGGATTGTGCATCTCCCACCAAAGAACATG GTGGGCGCAGGAGGAGCGAGGTGCCTTGTCCAGAGTTTGACAATAACAATCAGGGGCAATCTGACAGCCACTGTATGACAGGCCTGGACAATGAGCAGCCTCCTGACGGCCGATTCGCTG GTCTGTTATACCTCGACGTCTGTCGTCATGGACGGGACCCTTTGACTCACCATGCGTCCGCCACCAACATCAACCTTGAGGAGCAAGGGGTCACCAATGACACGGCAAACCCCAAGAACAAATGTCATCGTGGACCCCTAGCTGTATGA
- the LOC113069507 gene encoding hyaluronan-binding protein 2-like encodes MVFDYASFTPEIMLTVILLLMSLSGLTLPVQAAPGLLDEILTLFDEINDYTVTDTTGEISSAEINESIDWIFSFFDEPEVCDPNPCQNNGVCEVLESGGFRCICKEPYIGKKCQDERNVCKKVKCGHGDCVRTYEAPFYECKCRPPYTPPTCKKASACYPSPCLNGGKCVKGRTRASFTCTCPENYSGRFCQVGPNDCYEGNGESYIGFVSQTVEEIECLPWNYYRIPFKEFEGNETIGAHNYCRNPDGEREPWCFVNDKGNLRWDYCNAKPCSEPEPVKPSRAPEKLQFSDCGKIQASMIAPRIFGGRKSLPAAHPWQVSFQVRPKGSNISFSHNCGGTLIDSCWVLTAAHCIDENEEVRVEMGGVNLEKDDPAKQFLEVEKIIVHENYTETPEALYNDIALLKLKAINGRCANETRSVRAACLPTDSFPDKTMCTISGYGATEKDHAVSPQLLDAKVLLISQKRCMSRNVYGNRMDDSMMCAGYMQGKIDSCQGDSGGPLVCQKDETHYIYGVVSWGDSCGKKNRPGIYARVTKFVDWINEKIRAV; translated from the exons ATGGTGTTTGATTATGCATCTTTTACTCCTGAAATCATGTTAACTGTGATTCTGCTTCTGATGAGTCTTTCTGGCCTCACTTTGCCAGTCCAAGCAGCACCG GGTCTTTTGGATGAgattttaactttatttgatg AAATAAATGACTATACTGTTACTGACACCACGGGGGAAATATCCTCAGCTGAAATTAATGAAAGCATTGATTGGATTTTTTCCTTCTTTGATGAACCAG AAGTGTGTGATCCAAATCCATGCCAGAACAACGGAGTATGCGAGGTCCTAGAGAGTGGCGGCTTCAGATGCATCTGTAAAGAGCCTTACATTGGCAAAAAGTGCCAGGATG AGAGGAACGTGTGTAAGAAAGTGAAGTGCGGTCATGGTGATTGTGTCAGAACTTATGAAGCCCCGTTTTATGAATGCAAATGCCGCCCTCCCTATACACCCCCTACGTGCAAGAAAG CCTCTGCTTGTTACCCGAGTCCATGCCTGAATGGAGGAAAGTGTGTTAAAGGTCGTACCAGAGCCAGTTTCACATGCACATGTCCTGAAAATTACAGTGGGAGGTTCTGCCAAGTTg GTCCAAATGATTGTTATGAGGGAAATGGGGAATCATATATAGGTTTTGTCAGTCAGACAGTGGAAGAAATTGAATGTTTACCATGGAACTACTATCGGATTCCCTTCAAGGAGTTTGAAGGGAATGAAACCATTGGAGCCCACAATTACTGCAG AAATCCAGATGGAGAGCGGGAGCCATGGTGCTTTGTGAATGATAAGGGGAATCTCCGGTGGGACTACTGTAATGCCAAGCCATGCTCTGAACCAG AACCAGTGAAACCCTCCAGGGCCCCTGAAAAACTGCAGTTTTCTGACTGTGGAAAGATCCAGGCTAGTATGATAGCCCCAAGAATATTTGGTGGGAGGAAGTCTCTGCCTGCAGCCCATCCCTGGCAGGTCTCATTTCAGGTCCGTCCCAAGGGCTCTAACATATCCTTCAGCCACAACTGTGGAGGAACCCTTATTGACTCCTGCTGGGTCCTAACTGCGGCCCACTGCAT TGATGAGAACGAGGAGGTAAGGGTGGAGATGGGTGGTGTGAACCTGGAGAAAGATGATCCTGCAAAACAGTTTCTTGAGGTGGAGAAAATCATTGTTCATGAGAACTATACAGAGACTCCTGAAGCCCTGTATAATGATATAG CCCTGCTGAAACTAAAGGCAATAAATGGAAGGTGCGCCAATGAGACCAGGTCTGTTAGGGCAGCATGTCTTCCCACGGATTCATTCCCTGATAAAACTATGTGCACCATATCAGGCTATGGAGCCACTGAGAAAG ATCATGCCGTCTCTCCTCAGCTGCTGGATGCCAAAGTTCTCTTAATCTCTCAGAAGCGTTGTATGTCTCGTAATGTCTACGGGAACAGAATGGATGATTCCATGATGTGTGCTGGATATATGCAGGGAAAGATTGACTCCTGTCAG GGTGACTCTGGTGGACCCCTGGTTTGCCAGAAGGACGAGACTCATTACATCTATGGTGTGGTGAGTTGGGGTGACAGCTGTGGCAAGAAGAACAGGCCCGGTATCTACGCCCGTGTCACCAAGTTTGTTGACTGGATCAATGAAAAGATTCGAGCAGTTTAG
- the LOC113069508 gene encoding serine/arginine-rich splicing factor 2-like, translating into MSYGRPPPDVEGMTSLKVDNLTYRTSPETLRRVFEKYGRVGDVYIPRDRYTKESRGFAFVRFHDKRDAEDAMDAMDGALLDGRELRVQMARYGRPPDSHYSRRGGPPRRYGGHGRRSRSRSPRRRRHSRSRSRSRSRSRSRYSRSRSRSYSRSRSKSRSRSKTRTPRRSKSKSPSRSRSRSKSKSHSRSHTPRSNKGSKSRSRSRSRPKSPEDAGATAES; encoded by the exons ATGAGTTACGGCAGACCTCCGCCCGACGTCGAGGGCATGACATCTTTAAAAGTCGACAATCTGACGTACCGCACGTCCCCTGAAACACTGCGGCGGGTTTTCGAGAAGTACGGCCGAGTCGGGGACGTCTATATCCCGAGAGACCGGTACACAAAAGAGAGCCGCGGGTTCGCCTTTGTCCGTTTTCATGATAAGCGGGACGCGGAGGATGCGATGGACGCCATGGACGGCGCGCTGCTGGACGGCCGCGAGCTGCGCGTGCAGATGGCGCGATACGGGCGCCCGCCAGATTCACATTACAGCCGCCGTGGAGGCCCACCGAGGAGGTACGGGGGACATGGACGGAGAAGCCGAAG CCGTAGTCCTCGTCGCAGGAGGCACAGCCGGTCTAGATCCAGAAGCCGTTCCCGTAGCAGATCCCGCTACAGCCGATCCAGATCCAGGTCCTACTCACGTTCCCGATCTAAGTCCCGTTCCCGCTCCAAAACCCGCACACCACGCAGAAGCAAGTCCAAATCTCCTTCCAGGTCCCGTTCAAGGTCTAAGTCCAAGTCTCACTCCAGGAGCCATACTCCCAGATCAAACAAAGGATCCAAATCACGATCCAGATCGAGAAGCAGACCCAAATCTCCAGAGGATGCTGGAGCCACTGCTGAATCCTGA